The proteins below are encoded in one region of Sphingopyxis sp. YR583:
- the scpA gene encoding methylmalonyl-CoA mutase, translated as MTDKPTIDQWAAAADKEVKGKNLTWATPEGIDVKPLYTAEDVQTDPGLPGFAPFTRGVRASMYAGRPWTIRQYAGFSTAEESNAFYRRNLAAGQKGLSVAFDLATHRGYDSDHPRVVGDVGKAGVAIDSVEDMKILFDGIPLDQMSVSMTMNGAVIPILAFFIVAGEEQGVDRKLLDGTIQNDILKEFMVRNTYIYPPEPSMRIISDIFGYTSREMPKFNSISISGYHMQEAGATQVQELAFTIADGAEYVRYGVASGLDIDKFAGRLSFFFAIGMNFFMEIAKLRAARVLWHRVMTNLGAKDERSKMLRTHCQTSGVSLTEQDPYNNVMRTTIEAMAAMLGGTQSLHTNALDEAIALPTDFSARIARNTQIVIQEETGMTKVVDPLGGSYYVEALTQELVDKAWEIIERVEKEGGMAKAVAAGWPKAMIETAAAARQARVDRGDDVIVGVNKYRLKDEDLLETLEVDNTKVREAQVARINKTKAARDEAACQAALKALRDAAAGEQSIENNLLAHAVEAARARATLGEISSAMEESFERYGTQPTPVKGVYAAPYEGDNRWQQVLDGVKAVERRMGRKPKLLVAKMGQDGHDRGANVIASAFGDMGFDVVSGPLFQTPEETVVLALDSGVDVVGASSLAAGHKTLIPELIGKLKEAGRGDIKVIAGGVIPPQDYQYLRDAGVQGIYGPGSNVVECAADVLRLLGHNMPPLEDAA; from the coding sequence CGTCAAGCCGCTGTACACCGCGGAGGATGTGCAGACCGACCCCGGCCTGCCCGGTTTCGCGCCCTTCACGCGCGGCGTGCGCGCATCGATGTATGCCGGGCGGCCGTGGACGATCCGGCAATATGCGGGTTTCTCGACCGCCGAGGAATCGAACGCCTTTTATCGCCGCAACCTTGCGGCGGGGCAGAAGGGCCTGTCGGTCGCTTTCGACCTCGCGACGCACCGCGGTTATGATAGCGACCATCCGCGCGTCGTCGGCGACGTCGGCAAGGCGGGGGTCGCGATCGACAGCGTCGAGGACATGAAGATCCTGTTCGACGGCATCCCGCTCGACCAGATGTCGGTGTCGATGACGATGAACGGCGCGGTGATCCCGATCCTCGCCTTCTTCATCGTCGCGGGCGAGGAGCAGGGGGTCGACCGCAAGCTGCTCGACGGGACCATCCAGAATGACATCCTGAAGGAGTTCATGGTCCGCAACACCTATATCTACCCGCCCGAGCCGAGCATGCGGATCATCTCGGACATTTTCGGTTACACCAGCCGCGAGATGCCGAAGTTCAACAGCATCTCGATTTCGGGCTACCATATGCAGGAAGCCGGCGCGACGCAGGTGCAGGAGCTGGCGTTCACCATCGCCGATGGCGCCGAATATGTGCGCTATGGCGTCGCCAGCGGCCTCGACATCGACAAGTTCGCCGGGCGCCTGTCCTTCTTCTTCGCGATCGGCATGAACTTCTTCATGGAGATCGCGAAGCTGCGCGCCGCGCGCGTGCTTTGGCACCGCGTGATGACCAACCTCGGCGCCAAGGACGAGCGGTCGAAGATGCTGCGCACCCACTGTCAGACGTCGGGGGTCTCGCTCACCGAGCAGGATCCATACAACAATGTGATGCGCACGACGATCGAGGCGATGGCCGCGATGCTCGGCGGGACGCAGTCGCTGCACACCAACGCGCTTGACGAAGCGATCGCGCTGCCGACCGACTTCTCGGCGCGCATCGCGCGCAACACGCAGATCGTCATTCAGGAAGAGACCGGGATGACCAAGGTCGTCGACCCGCTCGGCGGCAGCTATTATGTCGAAGCGCTGACGCAGGAACTCGTCGACAAGGCGTGGGAGATTATCGAGCGCGTCGAGAAGGAAGGCGGCATGGCGAAGGCCGTGGCCGCGGGCTGGCCCAAGGCGATGATCGAGACGGCTGCTGCTGCACGGCAGGCGCGCGTCGACCGCGGCGACGATGTGATCGTCGGGGTGAACAAATATCGCCTGAAGGACGAAGACCTTCTCGAAACGCTGGAAGTCGACAACACCAAGGTCCGCGAGGCGCAGGTCGCGCGGATCAACAAGACCAAGGCGGCGCGTGACGAAGCGGCATGCCAGGCGGCACTGAAGGCGTTGCGCGATGCCGCGGCGGGCGAGCAATCGATCGAGAACAACCTTCTCGCGCATGCGGTCGAGGCCGCCCGCGCCCGCGCGACGCTCGGCGAGATTTCGTCGGCGATGGAAGAGAGCTTCGAGCGTTACGGTACGCAGCCGACCCCGGTGAAAGGCGTCTATGCCGCGCCCTATGAAGGCGACAACCGCTGGCAGCAGGTTCTGGACGGCGTGAAAGCGGTCGAACGCCGGATGGGACGCAAACCGAAGCTGCTCGTCGCGAAGATGGGGCAGGACGGTCACGACCGCGGCGCCAACGTCATTGCCTCGGCCTTTGGTGACATGGGCTTCGACGTCGTCTCCGGTCCGCTCTTCCAGACGCCTGAGGAAACCGTCGTGCTCGCGCTCGACAGCGGCGTCGACGTCGTCGGCGCGTCGAGCCTCGCCGCGGGCCACAAGACCTTGATCCCCGAACTGATCGGCAAATTGAAGGAAGCCGGGCGCGGAGACATCAAGGTGATCGCGGGCGGCGTCATTCCGCCGCAGGACTATCAATATCTCCGCGACGCCGGCGTGCAGGGTATTTATGGCCCCGGCAGCAATGTCGTCGAATGCGCCGCCGACG